The Nocardioides salarius genome includes a region encoding these proteins:
- a CDS encoding ribonuclease J, producing the protein MSHPHPELQAPPKLPSGALRIVALGGLGEIGRNMAVFEHEGKLLIVDCGVLFPEEHQPGVDVILPDFTWIRDRLDKIVGVVLTHGHEDHIGGVPYLLRERPDIPLIGSRLTLALIKEKLKEHRIRPELREVKEGDRIDLAPFDCEFVAVNHSIPDGLAVAIRTRAGMVLHTGDFKMDQFPLDGRITDLRGFARLGEEGVDLFMTDSTNAEVPGFTTSERDLTPAIEHVFRTAPRRVIVSSFASHVHRIQQVLDTAHAHGRKVAFVGRSMVRNMGVAGDLGYLKVPEGLIVPLDQLERLPANKATLICTGSQGEPLAALSRMASRDHKIRVGKGDTILMASSVIPGNENAISNVINGLTRWGANVVHKGNAKVHVSGHASAGELVYCYNIVKPRNVMPVHGEYRHLRANADLAIATGMNPDNVVLAEDGVVVDLVKGRAKVSGKVPAGLVFVDAQQVGGVTEATLKDRRTLAEEGVVTVLAIVDADTGKLADRPDFLVRGFVHEPKAFDPAVQVIEKTLARAAGEGIGDAHQLEQMISRDVSRWAHKTFRRSPLIIPVVVDA; encoded by the coding sequence GTGAGCCACCCCCACCCCGAGCTGCAGGCGCCCCCGAAGCTCCCGTCCGGCGCCCTGCGGATCGTGGCGCTCGGCGGCCTCGGCGAGATCGGCCGCAACATGGCGGTCTTCGAGCACGAGGGCAAGCTGCTGATCGTCGACTGCGGGGTTCTCTTCCCCGAGGAGCACCAGCCCGGCGTCGACGTGATCCTGCCCGACTTCACCTGGATCCGTGACCGCCTCGACAAGATCGTCGGCGTCGTGCTGACCCACGGCCACGAGGACCACATCGGCGGCGTGCCCTACCTGCTGCGCGAGCGCCCCGACATCCCGCTGATCGGCTCGCGCCTGACGCTGGCGCTGATCAAGGAGAAGCTCAAGGAGCACCGGATCCGCCCCGAGCTGCGCGAGGTCAAGGAGGGCGACCGGATCGACCTGGCCCCCTTCGACTGCGAGTTCGTGGCGGTCAACCACTCCATCCCCGACGGTCTCGCCGTGGCGATCCGCACCCGCGCCGGCATGGTCCTGCACACCGGCGACTTCAAGATGGACCAGTTCCCGCTCGACGGCCGGATCACCGACCTGCGCGGCTTCGCGCGGCTGGGCGAGGAGGGGGTCGACCTGTTCATGACCGACTCCACCAACGCCGAGGTGCCCGGCTTCACGACCTCCGAGCGCGACCTGACCCCGGCCATCGAGCACGTCTTCCGCACCGCGCCGCGACGCGTCATCGTCTCCAGCTTCGCCAGCCACGTGCACCGCATCCAGCAGGTCCTCGACACCGCGCACGCCCACGGCCGCAAGGTCGCGTTCGTGGGCCGCTCGATGGTCCGCAACATGGGCGTGGCCGGCGACCTGGGCTACCTCAAGGTGCCCGAGGGGCTGATCGTGCCGCTCGACCAGCTCGAGCGGCTGCCGGCCAACAAGGCCACCCTGATCTGCACCGGCTCGCAGGGCGAGCCGCTGGCCGCGCTCTCGCGGATGGCCTCGCGCGACCACAAGATCCGGGTCGGCAAGGGCGACACCATCCTGATGGCCAGCTCGGTGATCCCCGGCAACGAGAACGCGATCTCCAACGTGATCAACGGCCTGACCCGCTGGGGCGCCAACGTGGTGCACAAGGGCAACGCCAAGGTGCACGTCTCGGGCCACGCCAGCGCCGGCGAGCTCGTCTACTGCTACAACATCGTCAAGCCGCGCAACGTGATGCCCGTGCACGGCGAGTACCGCCACCTGCGCGCCAACGCCGACCTGGCGATCGCCACCGGCATGAACCCCGACAACGTCGTGCTGGCCGAGGACGGCGTGGTGGTCGACCTGGTCAAGGGTCGCGCCAAGGTGAGCGGCAAGGTCCCCGCGGGGCTCGTCTTCGTCGACGCCCAGCAGGTCGGCGGCGTCACCGAGGCCACGCTGAAGGACCGGCGCACGCTGGCCGAGGAGGGCGTGGTGACGGTGCTGGCCATCGTCGACGCCGACACCGGCAAGCTCGCCGACCGGCCCGACTTCCTGGTGCGCGGCTTCGTGCACGAGCCGAAGGCCTTCGACCCGGCCGTCCAGGTCATCGAGAAGACCCTGGCCCGCGCCGCCGGCGAGGGCATCGGCGATGCCCACCAGCTCGAGCAGATGATCAGCCGCGACGTCAGCCGGTGGGCGCACAAGACCTTCCGCCGCAGCCCGCTGATCATCCCGGTCGTCGTCGACGCCTGA
- a CDS encoding peptide chain release factor 3, protein MDEPDLRPRRTFAVISHPDAGKSTLTEALALHAAVIAEAGAVHGKGGRKGTVSDWMEMEKARGISITSAALQFAYGDHVVNLVDTPGHADFSEDTYRVLSAVDSAVMLVDAAKGLEPQTLKLFQVCAHRGIPVITVINKWDRPGLDPLELLDSIEKQIGLRPTPLTWPVGVAGDFRGVLDRRTGGFVRYTRTAGGSTRAPEEHLDAAAAAVAEPERWEEAQEGDELLSADGADHDQESFLAGRTTPVLFASALSNFGVAQILEVLIELAPPPGPTVAVDESERQPDDDFSAFVFKVQSGMDTAHRDRLAYARVCSGTFERGMVVTHATTGRPFTTKYAQAVFGRERTSVERARPGDIIGLVNASALRVGDTIHAGPPVRYPPIASFAPEYFSTVSVTDTGRWKQFRKGIEQLDQEGVIQVLRSELRGEHAPVLAAVGPMQFEVVSARMESEYRAPVRLESLDYSIARRVDPEQRDEVAALRGVEVMQRTDGALLALFSDRWRLEAIERMNPHLTLEPLVAGRG, encoded by the coding sequence GTGGATGAACCCGACCTCCGACCGCGCCGGACCTTCGCCGTCATCAGCCATCCCGACGCCGGCAAGTCGACGTTGACCGAGGCGCTGGCCCTGCACGCGGCCGTGATCGCCGAGGCCGGAGCGGTGCACGGCAAGGGCGGTCGCAAGGGCACGGTCTCCGACTGGATGGAGATGGAGAAGGCCCGCGGCATCTCGATCACCTCCGCCGCGCTGCAGTTCGCGTACGGCGACCACGTGGTCAACCTGGTCGACACCCCCGGGCACGCCGACTTCTCCGAGGACACCTACCGGGTGCTCTCGGCGGTCGACTCCGCGGTGATGCTGGTCGACGCGGCCAAGGGCCTCGAGCCGCAGACGCTCAAGCTCTTCCAGGTCTGCGCCCACCGGGGCATCCCGGTGATCACGGTCATCAACAAGTGGGACCGGCCCGGCCTCGACCCGCTCGAGCTGCTCGACTCGATCGAGAAGCAGATCGGGCTGCGACCCACCCCGCTGACCTGGCCGGTCGGCGTGGCCGGCGACTTCCGCGGCGTCCTCGACCGGCGTACGGGCGGGTTCGTGCGCTACACCCGCACCGCCGGCGGCAGCACCCGGGCGCCCGAGGAGCACCTCGACGCCGCCGCGGCGGCCGTCGCCGAGCCGGAGCGCTGGGAGGAGGCCCAGGAGGGCGACGAGCTGCTCAGCGCCGACGGCGCCGACCACGACCAGGAGAGCTTCCTGGCCGGGCGCACCACCCCGGTGCTCTTCGCCTCGGCGCTGTCGAACTTCGGCGTCGCCCAGATCCTGGAGGTGCTCATCGAGCTGGCGCCGCCGCCGGGGCCCACCGTGGCGGTCGATGAGAGCGAGCGCCAGCCCGACGACGACTTCAGCGCCTTCGTCTTCAAGGTGCAGTCGGGCATGGACACCGCCCACCGAGACCGCCTCGCCTACGCCCGGGTCTGCTCGGGCACCTTCGAGCGCGGCATGGTCGTCACCCACGCCACCACCGGTCGCCCCTTCACCACCAAGTACGCCCAGGCCGTCTTCGGTCGCGAGCGCACCTCGGTCGAGCGGGCCCGGCCCGGCGACATCATCGGCCTGGTCAACGCCTCCGCGTTGCGTGTCGGCGACACCATCCACGCCGGCCCGCCGGTGCGCTACCCGCCGATCGCCAGCTTCGCCCCCGAGTACTTCAGCACCGTCAGCGTCACCGACACCGGACGCTGGAAGCAGTTCCGCAAGGGCATCGAGCAGCTCGACCAGGAGGGCGTGATCCAGGTGCTGCGCTCGGAGCTCCGCGGCGAGCACGCGCCGGTGCTGGCTGCCGTCGGCCCGATGCAGTTCGAGGTCGTCAGCGCCCGGATGGAGTCGGAGTACCGCGCCCCGGTGCGGCTGGAGTCCCTCGACTACTCCATCGCCCGCCGGGTCGACCCCGAGCAGCGTGACGAGGTCGCCGCGCTGCGCGGGGTCGAGGTCATGCAGCGCACCGACGGGGCGCTGCTGGCGCTCTTCTCCGACCGTTGGCGCCTCGAAGCGATCGAGCGGATGAACCCGCACCTCACCCTCGAGCCGCTCGTGGCGGGCCGGGGCTGA
- a CDS encoding NAD(P)-binding domain-containing protein, with product MPHSALTPTTAQPLVVVGAGPIGLAAAAHAHERGLPVVVLEAGAGAGAAVTEWAHVRLFSPWSELVDDAAARLLEPTGWTRPTDATPPTGAEWVERYLRPLAAALVAAGVEVRTGHRVTGVARQGRDLLVAVDRERVPFAVHVETPRGHEVRSAAAVVDASGTWGQPGPLGTDGYPAPGEREHADHLTYAVPDVDDPALRARLAGRHVVVAGAGASAQNALVALGRLAAEEAGTRVTWLLRRGDVGHAFGGGDADELEARGALGEHARAVAESGTVETVTGFRTTGVHRDEATGRLVLTSLDGRQVADVDEVVAVTGFRPDVSWLSEVHLDLDPELSAPRLLAPEIHPEHHSCGSVSPHGASVLRQPEQGLYIVGMKSYGRAPSFLTMTGCEQVRSVVAEIAGDQEAADRVELVLPETGVCGAAPTYDAEDVQAGGGGCCSPAGPELVGVPAVR from the coding sequence ATGCCCCACTCCGCCCTGACCCCCACCACCGCGCAGCCGCTCGTCGTCGTCGGCGCCGGACCGATCGGGCTGGCCGCCGCCGCGCACGCCCACGAGCGGGGGCTGCCCGTCGTCGTGCTCGAGGCGGGTGCGGGCGCCGGTGCGGCCGTGACCGAGTGGGCCCACGTGCGGCTGTTCTCGCCGTGGTCCGAGCTCGTCGACGACGCCGCGGCCCGGCTGCTCGAGCCGACCGGGTGGACCCGGCCGACCGACGCGACGCCGCCGACCGGCGCCGAGTGGGTCGAGCGCTACCTGCGCCCGCTCGCCGCGGCCCTCGTCGCCGCCGGCGTCGAGGTCCGCACCGGCCACCGCGTCACCGGGGTGGCGCGCCAGGGCCGCGACCTGCTGGTCGCCGTGGACCGCGAGCGGGTGCCGTTCGCGGTGCACGTCGAGACCCCGCGCGGCCACGAGGTGCGCAGCGCGGCCGCGGTGGTCGACGCCTCCGGCACCTGGGGCCAGCCGGGCCCGCTGGGCACCGACGGCTACCCCGCCCCGGGCGAGCGCGAGCACGCCGACCACCTCACCTACGCCGTCCCCGACGTCGACGACCCCGCGCTGCGTGCCCGGCTGGCCGGCCGGCACGTGGTGGTGGCCGGGGCCGGCGCGTCGGCGCAGAACGCGCTGGTCGCGCTGGGCCGGCTCGCCGCCGAGGAGGCCGGCACCCGGGTGACCTGGCTGCTGCGGCGCGGCGACGTCGGGCACGCCTTCGGCGGCGGTGACGCCGACGAGCTCGAGGCGCGCGGCGCGCTCGGCGAGCACGCCCGGGCGGTGGCCGAGTCGGGCACCGTCGAGACCGTCACCGGCTTCCGGACCACCGGGGTGCACCGCGACGAGGCGACCGGGCGGCTGGTGCTGACCTCGCTCGACGGCCGCCAGGTCGCCGACGTCGACGAGGTGGTGGCCGTGACCGGTTTCCGCCCCGACGTGTCGTGGCTCAGCGAGGTCCACCTCGACCTCGACCCCGAGCTGTCGGCGCCGCGGCTGCTGGCCCCCGAGATCCACCCCGAGCACCACTCCTGCGGCTCTGTCTCCCCGCACGGCGCCTCGGTGCTGCGCCAGCCCGAGCAGGGCCTCTACATCGTCGGCATGAAGTCCTACGGCCGGGCGCCGTCGTTCCTGACGATGACCGGCTGCGAGCAGGTCCGCTCGGTCGTCGCCGAGATCGCCGGCGACCAGGAGGCCGCCGACCGGGTCGAGCTGGTGCTGCCCGAGACCGGCGTGTGCGGCGCGGCGCCGACGTACGACGCCGAGGACGTCCAGGCCGGGGGCGGCGGCTGCTGCTCCCCCGCCGGCCCGGAGCTGGTCGGCGTGCCCGCCGTCAGGTAG
- a CDS encoding helix-turn-helix domain-containing GNAT family N-acetyltransferase has translation MSSPAHTGPVVGPVGDAAVAPVAPPVGLDLDTATTYAEWFATLADPTRVRLLHAVASSPSGAVRVGDLATALGISQATCSHHVRRLAELGFVVVDKVGTASLVSVNAACCTGLPHAADVVMGTLTAAPCCPEDLPGDVRTRAMTEADLPRVQEIYAEGIAGRQATFETEVPALDALRERWLPGHRWVAELPGGAAEPGRVVGWTGVSPVSARACYAGVGETTVYVAAEAGGRGVGRSLLHRQVTEADAGGLWTLQAVVFPENRASLALHRSAGYQVLAVRSRIARLDGRWRDTVLLERRRAEDPD, from the coding sequence ATGAGCAGCCCCGCCCACACCGGCCCCGTCGTCGGCCCCGTTGGCGACGCCGCCGTCGCCCCCGTCGCCCCGCCCGTCGGTCTCGACCTCGACACCGCGACGACGTACGCCGAGTGGTTCGCGACGCTGGCCGACCCGACCAGGGTGCGGCTGCTGCACGCGGTGGCCTCGAGCCCCTCGGGCGCGGTGCGGGTCGGCGACCTGGCCACGGCGCTGGGCATCAGCCAGGCCACCTGCTCCCACCACGTGCGCCGGCTGGCCGAGCTCGGCTTCGTCGTGGTCGACAAGGTCGGCACCGCCAGCCTGGTCTCGGTCAACGCGGCCTGCTGCACGGGGCTGCCGCACGCGGCCGACGTGGTGATGGGCACCCTGACCGCGGCCCCCTGCTGCCCCGAGGACCTGCCCGGCGACGTGCGTACCCGCGCGATGACCGAGGCCGACCTGCCGCGGGTGCAGGAGATCTACGCCGAGGGCATCGCCGGGCGCCAGGCCACCTTCGAGACCGAGGTGCCCGCGCTCGACGCGCTGCGCGAGCGCTGGTTGCCGGGGCACCGCTGGGTGGCCGAGCTGCCAGGCGGTGCTGCCGAGCCGGGCCGGGTCGTCGGGTGGACCGGGGTCTCGCCGGTCTCGGCGCGCGCCTGCTACGCCGGGGTCGGCGAGACCACCGTCTACGTCGCCGCCGAGGCGGGCGGGCGCGGCGTGGGCCGCTCGCTGCTGCACCGCCAGGTGACCGAGGCCGACGCCGGCGGGCTCTGGACGCTGCAGGCGGTCGTCTTCCCCGAGAACCGGGCCAGCCTCGCGCTGCACCGCAGCGCCGGCTACCAGGTGCTCGCGGTGCGCTCCCGCATCGCGCGCCTCGACGGGCGGTGGCGCGACACGGTGCTGCTCGAGCGGCGCCGCGCCGAGGACCCCGACTGA